The Ancylobacter sp. SL191 nucleotide sequence CGCCGAAGCCGGTGACGGCGCGGATCGCCTCCAGCGCCACCAGCGAGCCGGCGATGCCGGCGACCGCGCCGAGAATGCCGGCCTCGGCGCAGCTCGGTACGGTGCCGGCCGGCGGCGGCTCGGGGAACAGGCAGCGATAGGTCGGGTTGGGCGTGCCGTCGGGCGCCTTTTCATGCGGGCGCAGCGTCGTCACCGTCGCGTCGAAGCGCCCGAGCGCGGCGGTGACCAGCGGCTTGCCGGCGAGCGCGCAGGCGTCCGACACGAGATAGCGCGTCGAGAAATTGTCCGAGCCGTCGATCACCACGTCGACGCCGCCGATCAGATGCAGCGCATTGTCGGCGGTGAGGCGCGCCGTCACGCCCTCCACCGTCACATGCGGGTTGAGCGCGGCAATGGTTTCCGCCGCGCTGTCGGTCTTGGCCCGGCCGATGGCGGCGGTGGTGTGGATCACCTGCCGCTGCAGGTTCGACAGCGAGACCTCGTCATCATCGACCAGCACCAGCCGCCCGACGCCGGCTGCCGCCAGATAGAGCAACGCCGGCGCCCCGAGCCCGCCCGCGCCGACCACGAGGATCGACGCCTTTTTCAGCTTCTGCTGGCCCGGCCCGCCAATCTCCGCCAGCACCAGATGGCGCGCATAGCGCTCCACCTCCTCCGGCGCGAAGAATGAGGGGCGGGCAGGGGCCGTGGTGGCAGGGGCCGTGGGGGCGGAAGCCGTGGGCGTGTCGGTGCTCATGGCGCCTATATAGCAAGCCCGCCGCCCCGCGCCACGGTGGGGAAGGGCGGTGCGCGCGCGGCCTGTTCCATGGTTGAGGGCCGTTGCGGGTGTGCGGCGGCCGGTGATCCACGTCTTGGACATGATCTTGGCTGCGGGCGAGGAGTTCCGTTGCCATGCCGCCGGGCGACCCGCGCTCACCGACGCGCCACCCGTCCGTGCTGCCGCGCCCTGTGCCGGCAGAAATTCCGGGACGGCACCCATCCCCCCGCGCGGAGCGGTTGCCCGGCCCGCGCGCATCGACTATGAAAGCGCGTGATCCGCGGGCCCGCCCGCCGGGCACCCGTAGCTCAGCTGGATAGAGCGCTGCCCTCCGAAGGCAGAGGTCGCACGTTCGAATCGTGCCGGGTGCGCCACTTAACTACCTGAAAAACCTAACGAATTTCCGAGCTTTGTGTCTCGCTCGGCGGCTCTGCTTGGTCTGAACAGCCACTGAATAGCCACCGGAACGAATTTCGGGCTTCGCACGCTCATGCATTCGGGGCGCTGCCGGCGAGTGCCGGGAGTGGCCGCGCGATGTCTTGCAGGGTGGCCGGCGCCGAGGAGGCCGGTGATCGTCTTCGACGCCTTGGTGCGGACGACGAGGGCATCCTGCATCACTTCCTGCCGGTCCAGGTCGACATGCTTCAGCCGGAGCGAGGCCAACGCGTCGTCGCGGACACCGGAGAGGAGCGCGAACGCGATCAGGGCGCGGTTGCGTTATTCAATGTCCGTGGTGTCCGGCATCGCCGCCACGACATGGCGCACCTGTTCGACCGTCGGTCCCTCTATGTCGCGTGTCGCCTTCGCGACGGCCGTGTCCTTGAGCGACAGGCTGAAATAGTCCGCATCCGAATATCTGATGCGGGTGCGGTAGCCCGGCTAATCGGCGAGCCAGAGGAGGAAGCCGCGCAGGGCGGAGAGGGTGTGCAGTTGCGTCGCCTTGCTCAAGGGCTTGCCGCTGCGCTCACTCAATCGGCTGGCGAGGTGATCCTTGAAGCCTATCGCCTGTTCGATGTGGAACAGCGCGAAATCGCGGCGCCGCGTGTAGGTCTCGAAACGGTCGATAGCCGCCGCGACCGTGTCGACCGATGCGGTGGACTGCCTCTTCGCCGCCTTCAGATAGTGGAAACATGTGGCGCGAAGCCGGGTTGGCCTGGGGCTATGCCGTGGCTGCTGCGCGTGCTCGCCTGTTGCCGGCTGCTAAACCTGCCGGCTTGGCGAATGGTGGCGCCGAGGCTTATCCCGCCGCTGCCCTGAGGGTCAGCCGTCCGCGCCCTTTGCCGCCAGGATCTCCGCATTGACGGCGTTGATGAAGTAACGGCCGATCCACTTGCGCGGCACATGACGCATGAACAGGTTGCGCAGCTCGAAGGCGACCGGCGAGTGTGGCACGAACATGCCGGCCATCTTGCGGCTGCGATCCTGCAGCCGGATGATGGAGGGGCGCAGGCGCGCCTCATGCTCCACCAGCGCCTCCGGTATTGCTGAGCGGCCGAGCGCGTCCGCGAGGATGGCGGCCGAGGTCAGCGCCATGCCGGCGCCCTGCCCGGAGATGAGGGTAAGGCAATGGGCCGCATCGCCCAGCAGCAGGACGCGCCCCGTCGACCAGCGGGGCAGGTCCACCAAGGCAAGGTCGTCCACCAGTGGAACGGCGCCTTCCTCGCGCGCAGCGATGAGCTGGGCGTGCACCGTCGGATGGCTGCGGGCGCAAACCTGACTCAACAGCTCCCAGCGATCCGCCGCTGGCACCGGTCCGGTCTCGTGGGAGTGCCAGACATGCAGTGCGGCGACCCTCCCCTCCGCGAGCGTGTAGTACTCCGCGATATGGCCGGGTTCCGCATAGGAGACGAAGTCGGCGCCGAGGCCGAGGCGGTCCTTCAGCTCATAGACCGCGAAGCGGTAGCCGAGCGGCTTCAGGCAGTCGCTGTCGGGGGCGAACAGCCGGTTGCGCAGGGCCGAGCGCATGCCGTCGGCCAGCAGGACGAGATCGGCCTTGCAGGTAGCTCCGTCCGAGAACCGCACAGAAGCACCGTCCGGGCTGTCCTCCACGTCGGCGATCATGGTTCCGAGGCGTATGTCTACTCCCTCGGGCAGGTCGGCGCGCAGCGCGGCGATGAGGTCCGTGCGGCGCATGACCAGATAGTCGAGCCCCTCGATGAAGTCATGGAAGCGTAGCCGCAGCACCTCGCGCCCGCGCCGGTCGCGATAGACATTCTCCTCCACCGTATAGGCCAGTGGCTCCAGCTTTGACACGAGACCCATGCGGGCAGCGGCGGCATGACCCGGCCCGGACAGGCTCATCATGTAGCCACCAGTCCGCAGGTCCGACGCCCGCTCCACCACGGTCACGCGCCAACCGGCGCGGGCGAGCCACCAGGCGGCAGCGAGGCCGGCGGCGCCGGCCCCTGAAATGACGACGGAAGGCATGCCGATCACGCTTTCGTTTCAGGAAGAAGGGAGTGCGGGCCTCCCCGCAGCAGGCGGATGGCGAGCACGCCGAGTGCGGCGATTGCGGCCGCCGCGAGGAAGGACGGACCGTAGCCGATCCGCCCCGCAACAAGCGCGGCGCCATAGCCGGCAAGCCCTGCGATGGCGGCGTCGGCGCATTGGAACAGGGTGAAGTCCACGCCTGCCTGTCGGAGGGAGGAAAGACCCATCAGCAGCGCATAGAGGCAGACGAAGCCCATGGCCATGGCGAAGGTCATCGCCACCACCAGGCCCGCGAGCACCAGCGGGCCCGCGCCCGTCATCAGGGCGCCGGCAAGGGCGAGAATGGCCGTGACCTGGGCGGTCGCAGCCATGAGCACCGCCCGCTCCGCGCCCATGCGGCGCACGGCGAGCCCCCCGATGAGTGTCCCGAGCAGGCCGGCCCCCACCGCGCCCGCCCCGTTCACCAGGCCGATAAGCGACAGGTCGAGGCCGCGATCCACCAGCACCGGGCCGGCCAGCGGCTGGACCAGGCGGACGCCGGCCTCGAACAGGACCGTGACCAGCAGGCCACGCCGGACCTCGGGCCGTGCGAAGGCGTAGGCCAGGGATGGTCGATGGGGGATGTTCGCCAAAGCGGGGCGCTCGGGCTCCGCACCGAAGACGAGCGGCAGGGCCAGCAGGAGCACGGTCGCGGCCATGAGGCCCGCCGCCACGTTCCATCCCAGCTGCGGCACCAGGGCGAGGAAGACGCCACCGCCGAGAACCATGCCGAGATAGCCGCCCCCCACCTGGGCGGTATTTCCCCAGCCGCGGTCCGCGACGGCCAGTTGTTCCACCGCGAAGGCATCCACCGCAATATCGACGGTGGCGGCGGCTAGGGCGGTTAGCGCGAGAATGCCGAACATGACGCGCCCGACGTCCGCCCCGGCAAGGGCGAGAGCCGCGAGACCCAGTGCGCACAGCATCTGCCCTGTGGCCACCATCTGCCGGGTGCGACGCCGCCCGTCCGGGCGGATGCGCCAGCGTTCCGCCAGCGGCGCCCAGAGGAATTTCAGCGCCCAGGGCAGCATGAGCAGGGACACGAGCCCCACCTGCTCCAGGGGAACGCCCTCCGCCCGCAGGACCGCAGGGATGCCCATGAAGGTCAGGCCGCCGACCAGGCTCTGGGCCACATAGATCCCGCCGATGGAGGGCAGGATGCGCCATAGCGGCAAGGCCTGCCGGTCGCTGGGAGTTGCACCGGGGAAATCTGCATTGTCAGGCATCAATAGGAGACCCGCAGCGTCATGCCCACCAGTCGGCCGTCGGACACGTTGGAGAACACGTTCGCCCCTGATGCATAGCTGTAGGTGACATAGGTCTCGTCGAAGATGTTCTCCGCGAACAGCTTCAGACTGACTCCCGAGGTCCAGGCGAATTCAAGCGAGGCGTCCACCGTGGTGTAGGCGGGCTGGGAGAGGGTGTTCGCTTCGTCGAAATAGGTCTTGCTGACAAAATGCACCGCGCCGTCCAGGGCGATGGTGCCGTCGATCAGTTTCTGGTCGAGAAGATAACGGGCGGACAGGTTGGCTGTGGCATTGGGAGCATAGGGCACCGTGTTACCGTCGTAATTCTGTCCGGTGGTGGGATCGGTGAAGTCGGTGAAGACCGAGCGGCCATAGGTGGCGGTGGCGCCGAAACTCAGCCGGTCGGTGGCACGCCAGCGGGCTTCAACCTCGACGCCGTAGCTCTCCGCTGCTCCGGCGTTGCGGATCACCTGGAAGCCCACCGGCCCCACATAGATCTGCTTGTTGGTGGAGTTGATGTAATACAGAGCCGTGGACAGTTCGACGGCTCGGTCCGGTGTCGCGGTGCGCAGCCCGAGTTCGTAGTTCCAGGCCGTTTCCGGATCGTAGGCCTCCTCATCCTGCGGGTAGGTCACGGCATGGTTGAAGCCGCCTGGCTTGTAGCCGCGCGAGACCAGCCCATAGACACGGGTGGTGTCGTTGATCTGGTAGCCGAGCGCCAGCTTCGGTTGAACGCTGGAGAAGTCGGCCGAATTGCTGAAGCTGCCGGCATAATAGCCGTAGTAATTGCTGCCATAGCGAGTGAAGTCGACGCTGCTCTCGTCATAGGATAGCCGCAGGCCGCCGGTGACGTCGAAAGCGCTCGTCACCTGCCATGTGGCCTCGCCGAACATGGCGTAGCTGTTGGTGGTGACAGCATTGCTGGAGGGGCCGTAATAGGAGCCGTACCCGTCGGCGTCGCGGGTAAAGTCGTCATGCTGGTAGAAAAGGCCGGCGACGCCGGTCAGTGGACCGCCCCCATCATAGGCGAGGCGCAGTTCCTGCGAGAAGGCGGCGTCACTCTCGGGGAAGGACATGAGGGTGCCCGGCCCGACGGCGATGTCGCGTGTGATGTCCACGTCCTGATAGGACGAGATGCTGGTGAGCTTGAAGTCCTCCAACATCCAGTTTGCGGTAGCGGAGACGGTGTTGACGGCGCGCTCAAGCAGAGGGATCGGCCCCTGTATGGCGGAGAAATAGGTGCGATTCTGCACCTCGCTGTTCATCAAATACAGTTCTTCGTGACTCTTGGTGTATTCGCGCGAGAAGGCGAGCGTGCCGTCGAAAATTCCACCGATCGGCTGGTAGCGCAGCGCCACGCGGCCGATCAAGTCGGTTGCGCTGTCGACATTGTCTGTAGCTGTAGAGGCGTCCGTCACCGAGCCGAAGGCGTGCTCGGCCTTCGCCGCGACGTCGATGAACAGGCCGTCGGCAGAGGCTGGTAGGGTGCCGGCGATCTCGCCCCAGGACTCCGGGGTGCCTGCGGTGAGGCTCGCGGTCACCCGCCCCTTGTCGGACTTGTTGGTAATGATGTTGATGACGCCGCCATAGGCATTGCGGCCATAGAGCGTGCCCTGCGGGCCGCGCAAGAATTCCACCCGCTCCACGTCGAGCAGGGGTTGTGTGAAGGCGGATGGGAGTTGTGGGATACCGTCCACATAGATTTGGACGGTGGGATTGTAAAAGTCCGGCGAGGACATGCCGCGCGCGGTGACATTTGCGTAGGCCCGGTTGCCGCGGGTGCGGATGACGAGGCCGGGGAAGACCTGCTCAAGATCCGCCACGGTGGTCACGCCGGCCTCGCGCAACTGCTCTGCCGTGCGGACGGAAACGGCGCCGTCCACTTTTTCAAGTTCCTGCGTGCGCTTGTTCGCGCTTACCGTTATTTCTTCCAGATTTATCTGCTCATTTGAAATGTTTGTGCCGTCCTGAGCCAGACTTATTCCTGGAATAATTACAACTGATAGCGAAAATATAGAACAGATAGTTCTTGAGATCATTTCTAAACTAATCCTATACGGTTCGCCCTGGCTCTGAATATCGGTTATTATGTCCCGGATGCGTCGTCTAACGCTTTCGGGGGCGACGTTTTGCTGAACGGGGATATTTTGCGAGAAGCGGGATGATGGACGAGCCGCGCGCCACGACCCTCCCTCCTGAACACGGCTATGCCGACTGGCTCACCGCCGTGGCGCCCGCATTGCGCGCGCTCGACTGGCAACGCCATATGCAGGTGGATGACCTTGGAGAAGGCGTTTCCATCGCCCTCCTCGACGTGCTGCCACCGGAGGATGTCGAACTGGTGGTGGAGGGGCCTCCGACCTTCTCCATCTCGGTCTTTGTGGAAGGGGAGGGAACGGTGTCCATCGACGGCGGCGAGCCGCTGGTCTTCACACCGGGGACAACGGTGATCTGCTCCACCGACCGGATCGTCAGTGGCGTGGATGTGCTGCGGGGAGGCGTCCGGCTCCGGATTGTGGACGTGCGGTTTGAGCCGCAATTGCTGGCGGCTCTCGGAGGCCCGCTTTGGCGCCGCTACGGCGGTCGGCTGCTTGTGGACCGCAGTGTGCCGGAACAGGGCGCGGTGATGGTGGGCTTTCCCGCTCCTCCTGCCCTGTTGCAGGTTGCCCAGCACATTTCAGGCTGCATCTATCGTCGCGCGGATGTACGGCGCCTTTACCTGCGGGCGAAGGCGCTGGAGATGCTGGCGATCGTGATGGGGCTTTTCCTTGAGGCCGACACCTCCGCCGCCGGACGCGGCGAGCGG carries:
- a CDS encoding HesA/MoeB/ThiF family protein; translation: MSTDTPTASAPTAPATTAPARPSFFAPEEVERYARHLVLAEIGGPGQQKLKKASILVVGAGGLGAPALLYLAAAGVGRLVLVDDDEVSLSNLQRQVIHTTAAIGRAKTDSAAETIAALNPHVTVEGVTARLTADNALHLIGGVDVVIDGSDNFSTRYLVSDACALAGKPLVTAALGRFDATVTTLRPHEKAPDGTPNPTYRCLFPEPPPAGTVPSCAEAGILGAVAGIAGSLVALEAIRAVTGFGEGLVGRLLMIDTLTMRFETLSYGWDPDNPLTGEAPTIRDLSAHRR
- a CDS encoding FAD-dependent oxidoreductase; amino-acid sequence: MPSVVISGAGAAGLAAAWWLARAGWRVTVVERASDLRTGGYMMSLSGPGHAAAARMGLVSKLEPLAYTVEENVYRDRRGREVLRLRFHDFIEGLDYLVMRRTDLIAALRADLPEGVDIRLGTMIADVEDSPDGASVRFSDGATCKADLVLLADGMRSALRNRLFAPDSDCLKPLGYRFAVYELKDRLGLGADFVSYAEPGHIAEYYTLAEGRVAALHVWHSHETGPVPAADRWELLSQVCARSHPTVHAQLIAAREEGAVPLVDDLALVDLPRWSTGRVLLLGDAAHCLTLISGQGAGMALTSAAILADALGRSAIPEALVEHEARLRPSIIRLQDRSRKMAGMFVPHSPVAFELRNLFMRHVPRKWIGRYFINAVNAEILAAKGADG
- a CDS encoding MFS transporter — encoded protein: MPDNADFPGATPSDRQALPLWRILPSIGGIYVAQSLVGGLTFMGIPAVLRAEGVPLEQVGLVSLLMLPWALKFLWAPLAERWRIRPDGRRRTRQMVATGQMLCALGLAALALAGADVGRVMFGILALTALAAATVDIAVDAFAVEQLAVADRGWGNTAQVGGGYLGMVLGGGVFLALVPQLGWNVAAGLMAATVLLLALPLVFGAEPERPALANIPHRPSLAYAFARPEVRRGLLVTVLFEAGVRLVQPLAGPVLVDRGLDLSLIGLVNGAGAVGAGLLGTLIGGLAVRRMGAERAVLMAATAQVTAILALAGALMTGAGPLVLAGLVVAMTFAMAMGFVCLYALLMGLSSLRQAGVDFTLFQCADAAIAGLAGYGAALVAGRIGYGPSFLAAAAIAALGVLAIRLLRGGPHSLLPETKA
- a CDS encoding TonB-dependent receptor; the protein is MDGAVSVRTAEQLREAGVTTVADLEQVFPGLVIRTRGNRAYANVTARGMSSPDFYNPTVQIYVDGIPQLPSAFTQPLLDVERVEFLRGPQGTLYGRNAYGGVINIITNKSDKGRVTASLTAGTPESWGEIAGTLPASADGLFIDVAAKAEHAFGSVTDASTATDNVDSATDLIGRVALRYQPIGGIFDGTLAFSREYTKSHEELYLMNSEVQNRTYFSAIQGPIPLLERAVNTVSATANWMLEDFKLTSISSYQDVDITRDIAVGPGTLMSFPESDAAFSQELRLAYDGGGPLTGVAGLFYQHDDFTRDADGYGSYYGPSSNAVTTNSYAMFGEATWQVTSAFDVTGGLRLSYDESSVDFTRYGSNYYGYYAGSFSNSADFSSVQPKLALGYQINDTTRVYGLVSRGYKPGGFNHAVTYPQDEEAYDPETAWNYELGLRTATPDRAVELSTALYYINSTNKQIYVGPVGFQVIRNAGAAESYGVEVEARWRATDRLSFGATATYGRSVFTDFTDPTTGQNYDGNTVPYAPNATANLSARYLLDQKLIDGTIALDGAVHFVSKTYFDEANTLSQPAYTTVDASLEFAWTSGVSLKLFAENIFDETYVTYSYASGANVFSNVSDGRLVGMTLRVSY
- a CDS encoding helix-turn-helix transcriptional regulator, producing the protein MMDEPRATTLPPEHGYADWLTAVAPALRALDWQRHMQVDDLGEGVSIALLDVLPPEDVELVVEGPPTFSISVFVEGEGTVSIDGGEPLVFTPGTTVICSTDRIVSGVDVLRGGVRLRIVDVRFEPQLLAALGGPLWRRYGGRLLVDRSVPEQGAVMVGFPAPPALLQVAQHISGCIYRRADVRRLYLRAKALEMLAIVMGLFLEADTSAAGRGERAQRKVEEAQRLIEGRLHEPWTITRLSREVGLNEKSLKSAFRAHVGQSIHAYLTQIRVEAAANMLSAGQTVTETALATGFTNLSHFSKTFRKVTGFAPSCLSRRR